A stretch of the Solanum dulcamara chromosome 6, daSolDulc1.2, whole genome shotgun sequence genome encodes the following:
- the LOC129892393 gene encoding cytochrome P450 CYP72A616-like isoform X1, protein MDEAWSKPISLTHDIVSRVDPFTHYMVQKYGKISLSWLGTSPRLIVMDPTLIKEVLLNKQGHFHLPPLNPLVLILTKGLTTLQGEKWAMHRKIINPAFHLEKLKGMIPTIAESCAFMIEKWMKTISLEGTSEIDIWPEFQQLTGDIISRTAFGSCFKDGQKILELQKELQQLVIEAMGMLYIPGFRFVPTKRNRRRKDLDRRITSMLKTIVDTKENMIRTGETRGDDLLGLLLQFNNQNNSVDNNQMTKEDIIEECKQFYLAGHETTSSLLTWTLIVLAIHQDWQEKARQEVLQVVREKNPEAEGISHLKIVTMIVNEVLRLYPPVIALYKRAYKECIIGDLSIPAGVDLTLPIMLINRDAELWGEDAKEFKPERFAEGISHACKDPTQMAFMPFGWGPRTCIGQNFSMIEAKVALSMILKQFSFKLSPTYAHAPYTVMTLQPQHGAQITFHPLN, encoded by the exons ATGGATGAGGCATGGTCCAAGCCAATTAGCTTAACTCACGATATTGTCTCACGTGTTGATCCCTTCACTCACTATATGGTACAAAAATATG GGAAGATATCTCTGAGTTGGCTTGGGACGTCACCAAGATTGATCGTCATGGATCCAACATTGATAAAAGAAGTGCTCTTAAACAAGCAAGGCCACTTCCATTTGCCACCATTGAACCCTCTTGTGTTGATTCTAACTAAAGGATTGACAACTCTACAAGGTGAAAAATGGGCTATGCACAGAAAGATAATCAATCCTGCTTTTCACTTGGAGAAATTGAAG GGCATGATCCCAACAATTGCAGAAAGTTGTGCGTTTATGATAGAGAAGTGGATGAAAACAATTAGCCTTGAGGGGACTTCAGAAATAGATATATGGCCTGAATTTCAACAACTTACTGGTGATATCATTTCAAGAACAGCATTTGGAAGTTGCTTCAAAGATGGACAAAAGATCCTAGAACTTCAAAAAGAACTACAACAACTTGTGATAGAGGCTATGGGAATGCTATATATTCCTGGTTTTAG ATTTGTTCCAACGAAAAGGAATCGAAGAAGAAAAGACTTGGATAGAAGGATCACTTCAATGCTTAAAACAATTGTGGACACAAAGGAGAACATGATCAGAACAGGGGAAACCAGGGGAGATGACTTACTTGGCCTGTTGTTGCAATTTAACAATCAGAACAATTCAGTAGATAATAATCAGATGACAAAGGAGGACATAATAGAAGAATGCAAACAGTTTTACCTTGCCGGTCATGAAACAACATCAAGCTTGTTGACATGGACATTGATTGTTTTGGCTATTCACCAGGACTGGCAAGAAAAGGCAAGGCAAGAAGTTCTACAAGTTGTTAGGGAGAAGAATCCAGAGGCTGAAGGAATAAGTCACCTCAAAATT GTAACTATGATTGTTAATGAAGTGCTCAGGCTATATCCACCGGTGATTGCTCTGTACAAACGCGCTTACAAAGAATGTATAATAGGAGATCTCTCTATTCCAGCAGGGGTGGATCTGACACTACCTATAATGCTAATTAATCGAGACGCTGAGCTATGGGGTGAGGATGCAAAAGAATTTAAGCCAGAGAGGTTCGCGGAAGGAATTTCACATGCTTGCAAAGATCCAACACAGATGGCGTTCATGCCATTTGGATGGGGACCAAGGACTTGTATTGGCCAAAATTTCTCCATGATAGAGGCAAAAGTTGCACTGTCTATGATACTAAAACAGTTCTCCTTCAAGCTCTCACCAACCTATGCTCATGCTCCTTATACTGTTATGACTCTTCAACCCCAACATGGAGCTCAGATTACGTTTCACCCACTTAACTAG
- the LOC129892393 gene encoding cytochrome P450 CYP72A616-like isoform X2 translates to MDEAWSKPISLTHDIVSRVDPFTHYMVQKYGKISLSWLGTSPRLIVMDPTLIKEVLLNKQGHFHLPPLNPLVLILTKGLTTLQGEKWAMHRKIINPAFHLEKLKGMIPTIAESCAFMIEKWMKTISLEGTSEIDIWPEFQQLTGDIISRTAFGSCFKDGQKILELQKELQQLVIEAMGMLYIPGFRNRRRKDLDRRITSMLKTIVDTKENMIRTGETRGDDLLGLLLQFNNQNNSVDNNQMTKEDIIEECKQFYLAGHETTSSLLTWTLIVLAIHQDWQEKARQEVLQVVREKNPEAEGISHLKIVTMIVNEVLRLYPPVIALYKRAYKECIIGDLSIPAGVDLTLPIMLINRDAELWGEDAKEFKPERFAEGISHACKDPTQMAFMPFGWGPRTCIGQNFSMIEAKVALSMILKQFSFKLSPTYAHAPYTVMTLQPQHGAQITFHPLN, encoded by the exons ATGGATGAGGCATGGTCCAAGCCAATTAGCTTAACTCACGATATTGTCTCACGTGTTGATCCCTTCACTCACTATATGGTACAAAAATATG GGAAGATATCTCTGAGTTGGCTTGGGACGTCACCAAGATTGATCGTCATGGATCCAACATTGATAAAAGAAGTGCTCTTAAACAAGCAAGGCCACTTCCATTTGCCACCATTGAACCCTCTTGTGTTGATTCTAACTAAAGGATTGACAACTCTACAAGGTGAAAAATGGGCTATGCACAGAAAGATAATCAATCCTGCTTTTCACTTGGAGAAATTGAAG GGCATGATCCCAACAATTGCAGAAAGTTGTGCGTTTATGATAGAGAAGTGGATGAAAACAATTAGCCTTGAGGGGACTTCAGAAATAGATATATGGCCTGAATTTCAACAACTTACTGGTGATATCATTTCAAGAACAGCATTTGGAAGTTGCTTCAAAGATGGACAAAAGATCCTAGAACTTCAAAAAGAACTACAACAACTTGTGATAGAGGCTATGGGAATGCTATATATTCCTGGTTTTAG GAATCGAAGAAGAAAAGACTTGGATAGAAGGATCACTTCAATGCTTAAAACAATTGTGGACACAAAGGAGAACATGATCAGAACAGGGGAAACCAGGGGAGATGACTTACTTGGCCTGTTGTTGCAATTTAACAATCAGAACAATTCAGTAGATAATAATCAGATGACAAAGGAGGACATAATAGAAGAATGCAAACAGTTTTACCTTGCCGGTCATGAAACAACATCAAGCTTGTTGACATGGACATTGATTGTTTTGGCTATTCACCAGGACTGGCAAGAAAAGGCAAGGCAAGAAGTTCTACAAGTTGTTAGGGAGAAGAATCCAGAGGCTGAAGGAATAAGTCACCTCAAAATT GTAACTATGATTGTTAATGAAGTGCTCAGGCTATATCCACCGGTGATTGCTCTGTACAAACGCGCTTACAAAGAATGTATAATAGGAGATCTCTCTATTCCAGCAGGGGTGGATCTGACACTACCTATAATGCTAATTAATCGAGACGCTGAGCTATGGGGTGAGGATGCAAAAGAATTTAAGCCAGAGAGGTTCGCGGAAGGAATTTCACATGCTTGCAAAGATCCAACACAGATGGCGTTCATGCCATTTGGATGGGGACCAAGGACTTGTATTGGCCAAAATTTCTCCATGATAGAGGCAAAAGTTGCACTGTCTATGATACTAAAACAGTTCTCCTTCAAGCTCTCACCAACCTATGCTCATGCTCCTTATACTGTTATGACTCTTCAACCCCAACATGGAGCTCAGATTACGTTTCACCCACTTAACTAG